A genomic segment from Bacteroidota bacterium encodes:
- a CDS encoding fumarate hydratase → MNGATISADIISYTSLNEVDKRNIENKIKNLLIELTEKYKEDDFFGRIIQGDYIECAIKTSHNALRIALLLKTFIKSIVLESKTSNKGIKYYKEHAIRLAVAVAPITTIDSGKGIIDGEAIYMSGRAIKDFSTSNKKKIVIKNTMFFCSQDKYIHEQFDTIFSLLDTLISRCSAKQCKVIYLRLLGLSENEVSEKLKKSQSTISQHSTAAGWHSIDKSVSYFEKNIEYAT, encoded by the coding sequence ATGAATGGAGCAACAATATCAGCAGATATAATTTCTTATACTTCGCTTAATGAGGTAGATAAAAGAAATATTGAAAATAAAATTAAGAACTTGCTAATTGAACTTACCGAGAAATATAAAGAAGATGATTTCTTTGGTAGAATAATTCAAGGTGATTATATTGAATGTGCAATTAAGACAAGCCACAATGCCCTAAGAATAGCTTTATTACTTAAGACATTTATTAAATCAATAGTATTAGAAAGTAAAACAAGCAATAAAGGTATTAAGTACTATAAAGAGCATGCTATTAGACTTGCAGTAGCTGTAGCCCCTATAACTACAATTGATTCTGGAAAGGGAATAATTGATGGAGAAGCTATATACATGTCAGGCAGGGCTATCAAGGATTTCAGCACATCAAATAAGAAGAAAATAGTAATAAAGAATACAATGTTTTTTTGTAGCCAAGACAAGTATATTCATGAGCAATTTGACACAATTTTCTCTTTGCTAGATACTCTTATTTCGAGATGTTCAGCAAAACAATGTAAAGTTATTTACCTTAGACTTCTTGGTCTAAGTGAAAATGAAGTAAGTGAAAAACTTAAGAAAAGCCAATCTACGATAAGTCAACATTCTACAGCTGCTGGATGGCATTCGATTGATAAATCAGTTAGTTATTTTGAAAAAAACATAGAGTATGCTACATAA